Proteins co-encoded in one Medicago truncatula cultivar Jemalong A17 chromosome 8, MtrunA17r5.0-ANR, whole genome shotgun sequence genomic window:
- the LOC120577496 gene encoding uncharacterized protein codes for MDHLEQENGALHEEVEAMQIKMGEMAEVIKTMAEAQAQAQEQAQVLAQAQAQALAQAHAQAHTQAQAPPPPPVRTQFEASSSAIPEWTICADTPTHSAPQRSTPWFPPFTAGEIFRPIACEAPMPTSQYATHAPPPFATIPQATMTYSAPAIHAIPQDNEPIFHSRSMRAYGQVEDLQEKYDEMYREMKALRGKERFGKTAYDLCLVPNVQIPHKFKVPDFEKYKGNSCPEEHLTMYARRMSAYAKDDQILIYYFQESLASPASKWYMNLDKTKIQTFHDLCEAFVQQYNYNVDMAPDRSDLQAMTQGDKETFKEYAQRWRDTAAQVSLRIEEKEMTKLFLKTLNQFYYEKMVGSTPKNFAEMVSMGVQLEEGVREGRLVKDGTSASGTKKFGNHFPRKKEHDVNVVAHGRTQQTYPVYQHVAAITPTANVIQPPNTQPRFPPYSQQNPQHQYPQQNPQQYPQQYPQPPYQQRPYQQHPYQQQRPQQQRMQIDPIPVTYAELLPGLLRNNSVQTIAPSPIPEKLPTWYRMDQTCAFHQGGRGHNIENCYAFKNVVQRLINEKKITFTDSAPNIQTNPLPNHGAAIVNMVEDCQKTHHILDVQRIRTPLVPLHAKLCKVNLFKHDHDVCKVCLLNPWGCQKVKDDIQRLLNQGGLVVERKCDDVCVITPEEPLEIFYDSRKTIAAPLVICLRGPIPYTSEKAIPYKYNATMIEGGREVPIPLLHSVRNITEDSRVLRNGRVVPIVFPKKVSAPVIEEAQAKDSSVVKEVSQSNGAGASTEFDEILKLIKKSEYRVVDQLMQTPSKISIMSLLLNSEAHKEALMKVLEQAFVDYDVSVSQFGGIVGNITACNNLSFSDEELPAEGRNHNLALHISVNCKTDALSNVLVDTGSSLNVMAKTTYAQLSYQGTPLRRSGVMVKAFDGSRKDVLGEVVLPITIGPQVFQINFQVMDIQASYSCLLGRPWIHEAGAVTSTLHQKLKFVRNGKLVTVNGEEALLVSHLSSFSFIGADNVEGTPFQGFTMEEKSTRKSEASISSLKDAQKMIQAGGSASWGKLIELPENKHREGLGFFPSADLSKTKTVAEPIKGTFHSSGFIHAITEDDPEGVPRSFVTQRRFSHNWVAVDVPFIAHLSKLKTNEPVEQHNPMISPNFEFPVYEAEEEENEEIPDEISRLLEQERKIIQPYREELEAINLGTEEDKKEIKIGVSLEVSVRKRVIELLIEYVDVFAWSYRDMPGLDTDIVVHHLPLKPECPPVKQKLRRTRPDMALKIKEEVQKQIDAGFLVTSKYPQWLANIVPVPKKDGKVRMCVDYRDLNKASPKDDFPLPHIDVLVDNTAKSKVFSFMDGFSGYNQIKMAPEDREKTSFITPWGTFCYRVMPFGLINTGATYQRGMTTIFHDMIHKEIEVYVDDMIVKSITEEQHVEYLLKMFQRLRKYRLRLNPNKCTFGVRSGKLLGFIVSQKGIEVDPDKVKAIREMPAPQIEKQVRGFLGRLNYISRFISHMTATCGPIFKLLRKDQGIVWTEDCQKTFDSIKVYLLEPPILIPPVEGRPLIMYLTVLEDSMGCVLGQQDETGRKEHAIYYLSKKFTDCESRYSMLEKTCCALAWAAKRLRHYMISHTTWLISKMDPIKYIFEKPALPGRIARWQMLLSEYDIEYRTQKAIKGSILADHLAHQPIEDYQPIKFDFPDEEIMYLKMKDCDEPLLGEGPDPESKWGLIFDGAVNAYGSGIGAIIVTPKDTHIPFMARLTFDCTNNMAEYEACIMGIEEAIDLRIKNLDIYGDSALVINQITGEWETRHPGLVPYKDYARRLLTFFNKVELHHIPRDENQMADALATLSSMYQVNRRNEVPLIHIRRLERPAHVFATEEVVDDKPWFHDIKCFLQRQEYPLGASNKDKKTLRRLSGNFFLNGDILYKRNFDMVLLRCVDKHEADLLMHEIHEGSFGTHSSGHTMAKKILRAGYYWMTMEADCYKHARKCYKCQIYADKIHVPPTALNFLSSPWPFSMWGIDMIGRIEPKASNGHRFILVAIDYFTKWVEAASYANVTKQVVVKFIKNHIICRYGVPSRIITDNGTNLNNKMMKELCDDFKIEHHNSSPYRPQMNGAVEAANKNIKKIVQKMVVTYKDWHEMLPFALHGYRTSVRTSTGATPFSLVYGMEAVLPVEVEIPSMRVLMEAELSEAEWVQSRYDQLNLIEEKRMAALCHGQLYQKRMKQTFDKKVRPREFKEGDLVLKKILTFQPDSRGKWTPNYEGPYVVQKAFSGGAMILQTMDGEELPRPVNTDVVKKYFV; via the exons ATGGATCATCTCGAGCAAGAAAATGGAGCGCTCCATGAAGAAGTGGAAGCCATGCAGATTAAGATGGGCGAAATGGCTGAAGTGATAAAGACAATGGCGGAAGCACAAGCTCAAGCTCAAGAACAAGCTCAGGTTCTAGCACAAGCCCAGGCTCAGGCTCTAGCTCAAGCTCATGCTCAGGCTCATACACAAGCCCAagcacctcctcctcctcctgtcAGAACTCAGTTCGAAGCATCTTCCTCTGCTATCCCTGAATGGACAATATGTGCCGACACTCCGACACACTCTGCTCCACAACGTTCCACGCCTTGGTTCCCACCTTTTACTGCTGGCGAAATATTCCGTCCCATTGCTTGTGAAGCTCCGATGCCTACTTCTCAATATGCAACTCATGCTCCTCCGCCTTTTGCAACAATTCCTCAAGCTACTATGACATACTCAGCACCTGCGATTCATGCTATCCCGCAAGATAACGAACCTATCTTCCATTCAAGGAGTATGAGGGCCTATGGTCAAGTGGAGGATTTACAAGAGAAGTATGATGAGATGTACCGTGAGATGAAAGCTCTTCGCGGGAAAGAAAGATTTGGAAAAACTGCTTATGACCTCTGCTTGGTGCCGAATGTCCAAATACCCCACAAGTTCAAGGTCCCTGATTTcgagaagtataaagggaactcctgcccTGAGGAACATCTGACAATGTATGCAAGAAGGATGTCCGCGTATGCTAAGGACGATCAGATCCTTATTTATTACTTCCAAGAGAGCTTGGCTAGTCCCGCCTCAAAGTGGTACATGAATCTGGACAAAACAAAGATCCAAACTTTCCATGATCTGTGTGAAGCTTTTGTGCAACAATACAATTATAATGTGGATATGGCTCCAGACCGAAGTGATCTTCAGGCTATGACTCAGGGGGACAAAGAAACATTCAAGGAGTATGCCCAACGATGGAGAGATACTGCTGCCCAAGTCAGCCTGCGTATAGAAGAGAAGgagatgaccaagctcttcTTGAAgactctcaatcaattttactaCGAGAAGATGGTCGGAAGTACGCCAAAGAACTTTGCCGAAATGGTTAGCATGGGTGTTCAATTGGAAGAAGGGGTCCGAGAAGGACGTTTGGTAAAGGATGGAACCTCTGCCAGTGGGACCAAGAAATTTGGGAACCACTTCCCGAGAAAGAAAGAACACGATGTTAATGTGGTAGCCCATGGAAGAAcccaacaaacttatccagtcTACCAACACGTCGCTGCCATCACACCTACTGCCAATGTTATTCAACCACCAAATACCCAGCCTCGATTCCCACCATATTCTCAACAAAATCCTCAACACCAATATCCTCAACAAAATCCTCAACAATATCCTCAACAATATCCCCAACCACCATACCAGCAACGCCCATATCAACAACATCcctatcaacaacaacgaccTCAACAACAAAGAATGCAAATTGACCCGATCCCCGTCACCTATGCAGAGCTACTTCCAGGGTTACTCAGAAATAACTCAGTCCAAACCATAGCACCTTCTCCAATACCAGAAAAACTGCCAACATGGTATAGAATGGACCAGACTTGTGCTTTTCATCAAGGGGGCCGAGGTcataatattgaaaattgttaTGCCTTTAAGAATGTAGTCCAGAGGCTAATCAATGAGAAGAAGATAACCTTCACAGACTCAGCGCCAAATATTCAAACCAATCCATTGCCAAACCATGGTGCTGCAATTGTCAACATGGTCGAAGATTGCCAAAAGACTCATCATATTCTCGACGTTCAACGCATCCGAACACCTTTGGTCCCGTTACATGCCAAGTTATGCAAAGTGAACCTCTTTAAACATGATCATGATGTCTGCAAAGTGTGCCTTCTAAATCCCTGGGGTTGTCAGAAAGTGAAAGATGATATTCAAAGACTTTTGAACCAAGGAGGACtggttgttgaaagaaaatgtGATGATGTATGTGTTATAACTCCTGAAGAGCCTTTGGAAATATTTTACGACAGTCGGAAGACAATTGCTGCTCCTTTAGTGATCTGCTTGCGTGGTCCAATACCTTATACTTCCGAGAAGGCCattccttacaagtacaatgccacTATGATAGAAGGTGGTCGTGAAGTTCCAATACCACTTTTGCATTCTGTGAGAAATATTACCGAAGATAGTAGAGTGCTGAGGAATGGGCGTGTTGTTCCTATAGTGTTCCCGAAGAAAGTTAGTGCTCCGGTAATTGAGGAGGCTCAAGCTAAGGATTCCAGTGTTGTCAAAGAGGTAAGCCAGTCGAATGGGGCCGGTGCAAGTACAGAGTTTGATGAGATTCTCAAGTTAATAAAGAAGAGCGAGTACAGGGTTGTTGACCAACTGATGCAAACTCCATCAAAAATATCCATAATGTCTTTGTTACTGAATTCTGAGGCCCATAAGGAAGCATTGATGAAGGTCTTAGAACAAGCTTTTGTAGACTATGATGTGAGCGTGAGTCAATTTGGTGGAATAGTGGGAAATATCACTGCATGTAACAACTTgagtttcagtgatgaagagcTCCCGGCCGAAGGAAGGAACCATAACTTGGCTTTGCATATATCTGTGAATTGCAAGACCGATGCTTTGTCGAATGTACTAGTGGATACCGGGTCGTCTCTGAATGTGATGGCCAAAACAACCTATGCTCAACTCTCTTACCAAGGTACCCCTTTGAGACGAAGTGGGGTAATGGTAAAAGCTTTTGATGGTTCAAGGAAGGATGTTCTTGGAGAGGTGGTTCTGCCTATTACAATCGGGCCACAAGTTTTCCAGATTAAttttcaagtgatggacattCAGGCGTCATATAGTTGCCTACTGGGCCGACCCTGGATTCACGAGGCTGGGGCAGTAACGTCTACACTGCATCAAAAGTTGAAGTTCGTGAGGAATGGGAAGCTAGTAACGGTGAATGGTGAAGAGGCTTTGTTAGTGAGCCATTTGTcgtctttctctttcattgggGCTGATAATGTTGAAGGGACGCCTTTTCAAGGATTTACCATGGAAGAAAAAAGTACCAGGAAGAGTGAGGCATCTATTTCTTCTCTGAAGGATGCTCAGAAAATGATACAAGCTGGAGGGTCTGCAAGCTGGGGAAAGTTGATTGAACTTCCAGAAAACAAACACCGAGAAGGGTTGGGTTTCTTTCCATCAGCTGATTTGTCCAAGACAAAGACCGTCGCCGAGCCGATAAAGGGTACTTTCCATAGTTCTGGTTTTATTcatgcaattactgaagatgATCCTGAAGGAGTGCCACGAAGCTTTGTGACACAAAGGAGGTTTAGCCACAATTGGGTTGCTGTAGATGTTCCTTTTATTGCTCATTTGTCCAA ATTAAAAACCAATGAACCCGTTGAACAACATAACCCTATgatctctcccaactttgagttccctgtgtatgaggcggaagaagaagagaacgAAGAGATTCCCGACGAAATCTCTCGGCTACTTGAACAAGAAAGAAAGATCATTCAGCCTTATAGGGAAGAATTAGAAGCAATCAACTTGGGTACCGAAGAAGACAAGAAGGAGATCAAGATTGGGGTATCACTTGAGGTAAGTGTCAGGAAGCGAGTGATAGAGCTTCTCAtagaatatgttgatgtgttcgCTTGGTCGTACCGAGATATGCCAGGTCTGGATACTGATATTGTGGTACACCATTTGCCTTTGAAGCCCGAGTGTCCGCCGGTcaagcagaaattgagaagaaccCGTCCTGatatggccctcaagatcaaagaggaagtgCAAAAACAGATCGATGCAGGTTTCCTCGTTACATCAAAATACCCTCAATGGCTAGCCAACATAGTGCCTGTTCCGAAGAAGGATGGCaaagtcagaatgtgtgttgattacCGTGACCTTAACAAAGCTAGTCCCAAAGATGattttccattacctcatattgatgtacTGGTTGACAACACTGCAAAATCCAaagtgttctccttcatggatggtttctccggttacaatcagatcaagatGGCGCCCGAAGACAGAGAGAAGACGTCTTTCATCACACCTTGGGGCACTTTCTGTTACAGAGTAATGCCGTTTGGTTTGATCAATACAGGAGCTACTTATCAAAGGGGTATGACTACTATCTTTCACGACATGATACACAAAGAGATTGAGgtttatgtggatgacatgatcgTCAAGTCAATCACTGAAGaacaacatgttgagtatttgctAAAGATGTTCCAACGGCTAAGAAAGTACAGACTTCGCCTAAATCCCAACAAGTGTACTTTTGGTGTCAGATCCGGAAAGCTTCTGGGCTTCATTGTTAGTCAGAAAGGTATTGAAGTAGATCCAGACAAGGTCAAAGCCATcagagaaatgccagctccacaaaTAGAAAAACAAGTAAGGGGGTTTCTCGGACGactgaattacatctcccgtttcatttctcatatgactgcaacatGTGGGCCGATATTCAAACTCCTCCGCAAAGATCAAGGGATTGTTTGGACAGAAGATTGCCAGAAAACCTTTGATAGCATCAAAGTGTACTTACTAGAACCTCCGATTCTCATCCCTCCAGTTGAAGGAAGACCACTAATCATGTACCTAACTGTATTGGAAGATTCCATGGGTTGTGTGCTCggacaacaagatgaaaccggaagaAAGGAGCATGCCATTTATTATTTGAGCAAGAAGTTTACTGACTGTGAATCTCGCTATTCCATGCTCGAGAAAACCTGTTGTGCACTAGCCTGGGCTGCAAAACGCCTCCGCCACTATATGATTAGTCATACTACATGGTTGATATCTAAGatggatccgatcaagtacATCTTTGAGAAACCCGCTTTGCCAGGAAGAATTGCCCGGTGGCAGATGTTATTATCCGAATATGATATTGAGTATCGTACCCAAAAAGCAATCAAAGGCAGTATCCTTGCTGATCACTTGGCTCACCAACCAATTGAAGACTATCAGCCCATCAAGTTCGACTTTCCTGATGAAGAGATTATGTATTTAAAGATGAAAGATTGTGATGAACCGCTACTCGGGGAAGGTCCAGATCCTGAATCAAAATGGGGTCTAATATTCGACGGAGCTGTTAATGCTTATGGTAGCGGAATTGGGGCAATCATTGTTACTCCTAAAGATACACACATCCCCTTCATGGCCAGGCTAACGTTCGACTGTACAAACAACATGGCAGAGTACGAAGCGTGTATTATGGGTATCGAAGAAGCCATCGATCTGAGAATCAAGAACCTCGACATTTATGGTGACTCAGCCCTCGTAATCAATCAAATCACAGGAGAATGGGAGACTCGTCACCCCGGCTTGGTTCCCTACAAAGACTATGCAAGACGATTActgactttcttcaacaaagtcGAGCtacaccatattcctcgtgatgaaaACCAGATGGCGGATGCTCTGGCTACTTTGTCTTCGATGTACCAAGTAAATCGTCGGAATGAAGTGCCACTGATCCATATCAGACGTCTTGAGAGACCCGCTCATGTATTCGCCACTGAAGAAGTTGTTGATGACAAGCCATGGTTCCACGATATCAAATGTTTCCTTCAAAGGCAAGAGTATCCACTCGGAGCATCCAATAAAGACAAGAAGACTCTAAGAAGATTGTCTGGCAATTTCTTCCTAAACGGGGACATTTTGTATAAAAGAAACTTTGACATGGTGTTGCTCAGATGTGTTGACAAACATGAGGCAGACTTATTGATGCATGAAATACACGAAGGATCCTTTGGGACTCATTCTAGCGGACATACAATGGCCAAGAAGATACTGAGAGCAGGTTATTACTGGATGACAATGGAAGCCGATTGTTACAAGCATGCCAGGAAGTGTTATAAGTGTCAAATCTATGccgataagattcatgtgccgcCGACTGCACTCAATTTTCTTTCCTCTCCGTGGCcgttctctatgtggggcattgataTGATTGGGAGGATTGAACCCAAAGCTTCAAATGGGCACCGCTTCATTTTAGTGGCTATTGACtatttcaccaagtgggttgaagctgCATCCTATGCTAATGTGACCAAACAAGTGGTAGTCAAGTTTATCAAGAATCATATTATCTGCCGTTATGGTGTCCCTAGCCGGATAATTACAGACAACGGGACGAATCTGAAcaacaagatgatgaaagaGTTGTGTGATGATTTCAAAATCGAGCACCATAATTCTTCGCCTTacagacctcagatgaatggtgctgtcgaagctgcaaataagAACATAAAGAAGATCgtccagaagatggtggtgacttataaggactggcatgagatgctTCCCTTTGCATTACATGGATATCGTACTTCGGTACGCacatcaacaggggcaacccctttctctttggTATACGGCATGGAGGCAGTGCTTCCCGTAGAAGTTGAGATTCCTTCGATGAGAGTTTTAATGGAGGCTGAATTATCAGAGGCTGAGTGGGTTCAAAGTAGGTACGACCAGTTGAATCTAATCGAAGAAAAACGCATGGCTGCTCTTTGTCATGGTCAGTTATATCAGAAGAGGATGAAGCAgacttttgacaagaaagttcgtCCCCGTGAATTCAAAGAAGGTGACCTCGTGCTCAAAAAGATCTTGACCTTCCAACCCGACTCTAGGGGCAaatggacgcctaactatgaaggtccgtATGTTGTCCAGAAAGCCTTCTCAGGTGGTGCCATGATCCTTCAAACCATGGATGGTGAAGAACTTCCACGTCCTGTAAACACAGAtgtagtcaagaaatactttgtctaa